In Sphaeramia orbicularis chromosome 5, fSphaOr1.1, whole genome shotgun sequence, a genomic segment contains:
- the LOC115420022 gene encoding protein mono-ADP-ribosyltransferase PARP3-like, with translation MPPKRRAATAAASASVGGKKGKKETPKAKDAFTSAKEALLAAGPQQKGKRKVDEHASLGGSGEVYEDYDCMLNQTNIGHNNNKFYVIQVLKDGNQFYAWNRWGRVGEVGQSKLSPFPNPESAIKDFEKKFKDKTKNNWSDRLNFVSHPGKYTLIEVDGEQDAEVKVDTVDGKTVKVGKNILPCTLDNATKSLIELIFSNDMFNEAMECMNLDIKKMPLGKLSKMQIAKGFEVLEEIESAMNQRGGKSRLEELSSKFFTTIPHNFGRNRPPTIDNKEIVEQKKEMLMVLADIELAQTLKSETEKAQEEMIETVPHPLDQDYSSLKCKLSLMDKDTETFKIIEKYLNATSNGYCKPKIIDVWVVDRETEGLRFSENDHLENRRLLWHGTNIAVVAAILKSGLRIMPHSGGRVGRGIYFASENGVSAGYVRKSKNTGVMFLNEVALGKEYTITKDNSSLKKAPQGFDCVVARGTVEPDPSKDIFITLEGKQVAVPQGPPKKQPQYSDSHFSNSEYLIYKESQCRLRYLLALNM, from the exons ATGCCCCCTAAGAGAcgtgctgctactgctgctgcctcTGCCAGTGTGGGTGGAAAAAAGGGCAAAAAGGAGACACCAAAGGCCAAGGATGCCTTCACTTCTGCAAAAGAAGCCCTCCTGGCTGCAGGGCCACAGCAGAAAGGCAAGAGGAAGGTGGATGAGCACGCCTCACTGGGAGGCTCTGGGGAG GTGTATGAGGACTACGACTGTATGCTCAATCAGACTAACATTggtcataacaataacaagtttTACGTCATTCAAGTTCTAAAAGATGGAAATCAGTTCTATGCATGGAACAGATGGGGCAGAGTG GGAGAGGTCGGTCAGTCTAAACTCAGCCCCTTTCCTAACCCTGAGAGTGCTATCAAGGACTTTGAAAAAAAGTTTAAGGACAAGACAAAGAACAACTGGAGCGATAGGTTGAATTTTGTTTCTCACCCTGGGAAGTATACGCTCATAGAGGTGGATGGAGAACAGGACGCTGAGGTCAAG GTGGACACAGTTGATGGCAAGACCGTCAAAGTGGGCAAAAACATCCTGCCTTGTACCCTGGACAACGCTACAAAGAGCCTCATTGAGCTCATTTTCAGCAACGACATGTTCAACGAGGCCATGGAATGTATGAACCTGG ACATCAAGAAAATGCCTTTGGGCAAGCTCAGTAAGATGCAGATTGCAAAAGGCTTTGAGGTGCTGGAGGAGATTGAAAGTGCCATGAACCAGAGAGGTGGAAAATCACGACTGGAAGAGTTGTCTTCCAAGTTCTTCACCACAATCCCACACAACTTTGGGCGAAACAGACCACCAACCATTGACAACAAAGAGATTGTAGAGCAGAAGAAGGAGATGCTGATG GTGCTGGCTGACATCGAGCTTGCCCAGACTCTGAAATCAgagactgaaaaggcccaggaaGAGATGATCGAGACAGTTCCTCACCCTCTCGACCAGGACTATAGTTCTCTGAAATGCAAGCTCAGTCTAATGGACAAAGATACAGAAACATTCAAG ATAATAGAGAAATACTTGAATGCGACTTCAAATGGCTATTGTAAACCCAAAATTATTGACGTTTGGGTGGTTGATCGAGAGACAGAG GGACTGCGGTTTAGTGAGAATGATCATCTGGAAAACCGGCGTCTGCTGTGGCACGGTACAAATATAGCTGTGGTGGCAGCGATCCTGAAGAGTGGTCTGCGCATAATGCCTCATTCAGGAGGCCGTGTTGGTCGTGGTATTTATTTTGCATCTGAAAATGGAGTGTCTGCAGGTTATG TGCGCAAAAGTAAAAATACTGGAGTGATGTTTTTGAACGAGGTAGCTCTTGGCAAAGAGTATACAATCACCAAAGATAACAGCTCGTTGAAGAAGGCTCCTCAAGGCTTTGACTGTGTCGTAGCACGAGGAACTGTGGAACCAG ATCCCTCCAAGGACATCTTTATCACCCTGGAGGGGAAGCAGGTGGCTGTGCCTCAGGGTCCGCCCAAAAAACAACCCCAGTACTCAGACAGCCACTTCAGCAACAGTGAATATCTCATCTACAAAGAGAGCCAGTGCCGCCTGCGCTACCTGCTGGCACTCAACATGTAG
- the LOC115420023 gene encoding protein mono-ADP-ribosyltransferase PARP3-like produces the protein MPPKRRAATAAASASVGGKKGKKETPKAKDAFTSAKEALLAAGPQQKGKRKVDEHASLGGSGEVYEDYDCMLNQTNIGHNNNKFYVIQVLKDGNQFYAWNRWGRVGEVGQSKLSPFPNPESAIKDFEKKFKDKTKNNWSDRLNFVSHPGKYTLIEVDGEEDAEVKVDTVDGKTVKVGKNILPCTLDNATKSLIELIFSNDMFKEAMECMNLDIKKMPLGKLSKMQIAKGFEVLEEIESAMNQRGGKSRLEELSSKFFTTIPHNFGRNRPPTIDNKEIVEQKKEMLMVLADIELAQTLKSETEKAQEEMIETVPHPADQDYSSLKCKLSLMDKDTETFKIIEKYLKATSNGYRKPKIIDVWTVDRETEGLRFSENDHLENRCLLWHGTNIAVVAAILKSGLRIMPHSGGRVGRGIYFASENSKSACYVRTSKNTGVMFLNEVALGKEYTITRDNSSLKKAPQGFDCVIARGTVEPDPSKDIFITLEGKQVAVPQGPPKKQPQYSDSHFSSSEYLIYKESQCRLRYLLALNM, from the exons ATGCCCCCTAAGAGAcgtgctgctactgctgctgcctcTGCCAGTGTGGGTGGAAAAAAGGGCAAAAAGGAGACACCAAAGGCCAAGGATGCCTTCACTTCTGCAAAAGAAGCCCTCCTGGCTGCAGGGCCACAGCAGAAAGGCAAGAGGAAGGTGGATGAGCACGCCTCACTGGGAGGCTCTGGGGAG GTGTATGAGGACTACGACTGTATGCTCAATCAGACTAACATTggtcataacaataacaagtttTACGTCATTCAAGTTCTAAAAGATGGAAATCAGTTCTATGCATGGAACAGATGGGGCAGAGTG GGAGAGGTCGGTCAGTCTAAACTCAGCCCCTTTCCTAACCCTGAGAGTGCTATCAAGGACTTTGAGAAAAAGTTTAAGGACAAGACAAAGAACAACTGGAGCGATCGGTTGAATTTTGTTTCTCACCCTGGGAAGTATACGCTCATAGAGGTGGATGGAGAAGAGGACGCTGAGGTCAAG GTGGACACAGTTGATGGCAAGACCGTCAAAGTGGGCAAAAACATCCTGCCTTGTACCTTGGACAATGCTACAAAGAGCCTCATTGAGCTCATTTTCAGCAACGACATGTTCAAAGAGGCCATGGAATGTATGAACCTGG ACATCAAGAAAATGCCTTTGGGCAAGCTCAGTAAGATGCAGATTGCAAAAGGCTTTGAGGTGCTGGAGGAGATTGAAAGTGCCATGAATCAAAGAGGTGGAAAATCACGACTGGAAGAGTTGTCTTCCAAGTTCTTCACCACAATCCCACACAACTTTGGGCGAAACAGACCACCAACCATTGACAACAAAGAGATTGTAGAGCAGAAGAAGGAGATGCTGATG GTGCTGGCTGACATCGAGCTTGCCCAGACTCTGAAATCAgagactgaaaaggcccaggaaGAGATGATCGAGACAGTTCCTCACCCTGCAGACCAGGACTATAGTTCTCTGAAATGCAAGCTCAGTCTAATGGATAAAGATACAGAAACATTCAAG ATAATAGAGAAATACTTGAAGGCTACTTCAAATGGCTATCGTAAACCCAAAATTATTGATGTTTGGACGGTTGATCGAGAGACAGAG GGACTGCGGTTTAGTGAGAATGATCATCTGGAAAACCGGTGTCTGCTGTGGCACGGTACAAATATAGCTGTGGTGGCAGCAATCCTAAAGAGTGGTCTGCGCATAATGCCTCATTCAGGAGGCCGTGTTGGTCGTGGTATTTATTTTGCATCTGAAAACAGCAAGTCTGCATGTTATG TGCGCACCAGTAAAAATACTGGAGTGATGTTTTTGAACGAGGTAGCTCTTGGCAAAGAGTATACAATCACCAGAGATAACAGCTCGTTGAAGAAGGCTCCTCAAGGCTTTGACTGTGTCATAGCACGAGGAACTGTGGAACCAG ATCCCTCCAAGGACATCTTTATCACTCTGGAGGGGAAGCAGGTGGCTGTGCCTCAGGGTCCGCCCAAAAAACAACCCCAGTACTCAGACAGCCACTTCAGCAGCAGTGAATATCTCATCTACAAAGAGAGCCAGTGCCGCCTGCGCTACCTGCTGGCACTCAACATGTAG